The Silene latifolia isolate original U9 population chromosome Y, ASM4854445v1, whole genome shotgun sequence sequence ATCTTTGTACTTGGCAAATACATGACTCAAATGGATGGCGGCATTCTGAAAGGTAGTATGCCACACACAAAGGCAATGATATGTCTCTGGACATTGGAATGCTAGCGCTTTCTCAATTGCAGCGTCTTGATCAGTTAGTATGGTTTTTGGCAACTTTTCATCCATAGCCTTAGAAAATGTATCAATTAGCCAAATAAAACTAAACGCAGTCTCATCATATAGTAAAACAGCTCCAAATATTATAGTTTGCTTATGGTGATTTGTACCAACAAATAAAACAATTGGTCTTCCATCTTTATGCTTCCGATATATTATGTCAAAAGAGACCACATCACCGAAATCCTCATAATCCGCCATCATTTCATCAACCCAAAATATATTTGTTATCAAATTATCCTGATCCACTTATATGGCATAAAAGAAGTTTGGGTCCTCTAATTGCTTTTTCTGAAGGTACTCTAAGACACCACTCGTATCACCCGACATCATTGTTAAAGTATGCTTCGTTCGTAAGTGATTCTTATAATCTATGTGAGTAAATCCAACACTCTCTCGGCTGCCTCCTTAAGTTGCCATGAAATCAAAACCGGCTTTAGGAAGAATCCCACTACCTTCAATCATATCGATTTCTGCCGCTTGCTCCATTGTCATCTTTCGATGCGACCTAAAGAGATGTGCCTTGCTTGGAGTTGCTAAGTTCTGGTTATGCTCAGCATTGAATTTCACAATTTTGTATTTACCAGTTTGGTGACAACTTATCTTTATCTTTGCAGGACACAAACATCTTGACTCTGGCCGGTGGCTTTTGTAAGCATCATCTCGTTTATCTTGACCTCTTTTACCCTCACGCGAGTATACAAATAGTCTGTCCAACACTTTACCATTTGCACTATGGAACCTTGCTTTTACAAACTGAGAAGCCAGTTTCCAAAGCGTAAGCGTTGTAAAATTGATATGCTTGTTCTTCTGTATCAAATTCCATCCC is a genomic window containing:
- the LOC141627642 gene encoding protein FAR1-RELATED SEQUENCE 5-like — protein: MEVMEEPQPRRRLDFEHDEVIVKGDSSKTTPEIGMEFDTEEQFVKARFHSANGKVLDRLFVYSREGKRGQDKRDDAYKSHRPESRCLCPAKIKISCHQTGKYKIVKFNAEHNQNLATPSKAHLFRSHRKMTMEQAAEIDMIEGSGILPKAGFDFMAT